The Bacteroidota bacterium genome has a segment encoding these proteins:
- the rplQ gene encoding 50S ribosomal protein L17, with amino-acid sequence MRHGKKFNHLGRKSAHRKAMLSNMASSLIEHKAIRTTLPKARELRKYVEPLITKSKNDTMHSRRTVFSYLQNKFAVKELFGAIAPKVMDRPGGYTRILKLGPRQGDNAEMAYIELVDFNEFYTKGSASSKRRRSKKKGAKDEATITAEKPATSTDVPVEVAEATDAAATEEAKNE; translated from the coding sequence ATGAGGCACGGTAAGAAATTCAATCACTTAGGCCGTAAATCTGCGCATCGTAAGGCGATGTTGTCGAATATGGCAAGCTCGCTGATAGAGCATAAGGCAATACGTACTACTCTGCCCAAGGCTAGAGAGCTACGTAAGTATGTTGAGCCTTTGATCACAAAATCGAAGAATGACACGATGCATAGCCGCAGAACGGTGTTTAGCTACCTGCAAAACAAGTTTGCGGTTAAGGAGCTTTTTGGCGCTATTGCACCGAAGGTGATGGACCGTCCGGGCGGCTATACCCGCATTCTGAAGCTGGGACCGCGCCAGGGTGATAATGCCGAAATGGCATACATTGAGCTGGTTGATTTCAATGAGTTCTACACCAAAGGTAGTGCGAGCAGCAAGCGTCGTCGTAGCAAGAAGAAGGGCGCAAAGGATGAGGCTACAATCACAGCTGAAAAGCCTGCTACCTCGACGGATGTGCCGGTAGAAGTGGCTGAGGCCACGGATGCAGCAGCAACAGAGGAAGCTAAGAACGAATAG